A part of Myxococcus landrumus genomic DNA contains:
- a CDS encoding serine hydrolase — translation MRLALALLLIVLPLSSPLAQSLPPDLDATVERAMKTFEVPGVALAVVKDGKVLLAKGYGVRKQGDATPVTADTLFNIASNSKAFTAAALAILVDEGKLQWDDRVVDHLPSFQMFDPYVTRELTVRDLLVHRSGLGLGAGDLLYFPPSTFTEDEIVSKLRHIRPAISFRSRYAYDNILYLVAGKVIEKASGRHWRDFVRERIFTPVGMRDSSTHVKGLRVGANVATPHAKADGVLKAIAPTSIDNNAPAAAINSTVNDLAKWMMTQLGRGVIPGTDGKKRLFSEAQSKEMWAAQTVMGISEPSKSLEPLRANFSAYALGWGVRDYRGYKLVGHSGALPGYFSRVMLVPELGLGIAVLTNQEERSGFEVPLWTVLDAFVGAPKTDWVAAFKADDDSKRAKAEEKVALQGGMRNAQSKPSLPLESYAGKYRDAWYGDVTVTKEGDKWLLRFTRTPSLVGELSHWQYDTFVARWTDRSLNADAFVSFSLKPDGSLAEMRMQPISPLTDFSFDFQDLLFTPVKETPGAAVARPVH, via the coding sequence GTGCGTCTCGCCCTCGCGCTGCTGCTCATCGTCCTGCCGCTGTCTTCCCCGCTCGCGCAATCCCTTCCTCCGGACCTGGATGCCACCGTCGAGCGGGCCATGAAGACCTTCGAGGTCCCCGGCGTGGCCCTGGCCGTGGTGAAGGACGGCAAGGTCCTGCTGGCCAAGGGCTATGGCGTGCGCAAGCAGGGAGACGCGACGCCGGTGACGGCGGACACGCTGTTCAACATCGCCTCCAACAGCAAGGCCTTCACGGCGGCGGCGCTGGCCATCCTCGTCGATGAGGGGAAGCTCCAGTGGGACGACCGCGTGGTGGACCACCTGCCTTCGTTCCAGATGTTCGACCCGTACGTCACGCGGGAGCTGACGGTGAGGGACCTGCTCGTCCACCGCAGCGGCCTGGGCCTGGGCGCCGGTGACTTGCTCTACTTCCCGCCGTCCACGTTCACCGAGGACGAGATTGTCTCCAAGCTGCGCCACATCCGTCCGGCCATCAGCTTCCGCAGCCGCTACGCCTACGACAACATCCTCTACCTCGTCGCGGGCAAGGTCATCGAGAAGGCGAGCGGCCGGCACTGGCGCGACTTCGTGCGCGAGCGCATCTTCACGCCGGTGGGCATGCGCGACAGCAGCACGCACGTGAAGGGGCTCCGCGTGGGAGCCAACGTCGCGACGCCGCACGCGAAGGCGGACGGGGTGCTCAAGGCCATCGCTCCCACGAGCATCGACAACAACGCGCCCGCGGCGGCCATCAACTCCACCGTGAATGACCTGGCCAAGTGGATGATGACGCAGCTGGGCCGCGGCGTGATTCCGGGCACGGACGGCAAGAAGCGCCTGTTCAGCGAGGCGCAGTCGAAGGAGATGTGGGCGGCGCAGACGGTGATGGGCATCTCCGAGCCCTCCAAGTCGCTGGAGCCGTTGCGCGCGAACTTCTCCGCGTACGCGCTGGGCTGGGGCGTGCGCGACTACCGGGGCTACAAGCTGGTGGGGCACAGCGGCGCGCTGCCGGGCTACTTCTCGCGGGTGATGCTGGTGCCGGAGCTGGGGCTGGGCATCGCCGTGCTGACGAACCAGGAGGAGCGCAGCGGCTTCGAGGTGCCCCTGTGGACGGTGCTGGACGCGTTCGTCGGCGCGCCCAAGACGGACTGGGTCGCCGCGTTCAAGGCGGATGACGACTCGAAGCGCGCGAAGGCGGAGGAGAAGGTGGCGCTCCAGGGCGGCATGCGCAACGCGCAGAGCAAGCCGTCCCTGCCGCTGGAGTCCTACGCCGGCAAGTACCGCGACGCGTGGTACGGCGACGTGACGGTGACGAAGGAAGGCGACAAGTGGCTGCTGCGCTTCACCCGGACGCCCAGCCTCGTCGGCGAGCTGTCCCACTGGCAATACGACACGTTCGTGGCGCGCTGGACGGACCGCTCACTCAACGCCGATGCCTTCGTGTCCTTCTCGCTCAAGCCCGACGGCTCGCTGGCGGAGATGCGGATGCAGCCCATCTCCCCGCTCACCGACTTCAGCTTCGACTTCCAGGACCTGCTCTTCACGCCCGTGAAGGAGACCCCGGGCGCCGCGGTTGCCCGCCCCGTGCACTGA
- a CDS encoding superoxide dismutase family protein: MTIRALLTAAVLTAASPVLAQDAAAPAPAPAATPPAAPPKVAPAKGEEARAKVKDAQGKDVGEVIFEQTKHGVLIKGQLENLPAGQHAFHIHETGKCDAPDFKTAGGHFNPTKKAHGILSPKGKHVGDLPNLYVDKDGKVTFDTFSQNGLTVKSLFDKDGSAVVIHVKEDDYHSDPTGDAGGRIACGVVEK; the protein is encoded by the coding sequence ATGACGATTCGCGCGCTGCTGACCGCCGCCGTCCTCACCGCCGCCTCTCCCGTGCTGGCCCAGGACGCGGCCGCCCCCGCCCCCGCTCCCGCCGCCACGCCCCCCGCCGCGCCGCCCAAGGTGGCGCCCGCCAAGGGCGAGGAGGCCCGCGCCAAGGTGAAGGACGCGCAGGGCAAGGACGTGGGCGAGGTCATCTTCGAGCAGACCAAGCACGGGGTGCTCATCAAGGGCCAGTTGGAGAACCTGCCCGCGGGCCAGCACGCCTTCCACATCCACGAGACGGGCAAGTGCGATGCGCCGGACTTCAAGACGGCGGGCGGCCACTTCAACCCGACGAAGAAGGCCCACGGCATCCTCTCGCCCAAGGGCAAGCACGTGGGTGACCTGCCGAACCTCTACGTGGACAAGGACGGCAAGGTGACGTTCGACACGTTCTCCCAGAACGGGCTGACGGTGAAGTCCCTGTTCGACAAGGACGGCTCCGCGGTGGTCATCCACGTCAAGGAGGATGACTATCACTCGGACCCGACCGGCGACGCCGGCGGCCGCATCGCCTGCGGCGTGGTGGAGAAGTAG
- a CDS encoding HsdM family class I SAM-dependent methyltransferase codes for MPRAANRLLDVDEERLVHQFPGLDRKAMGAFFTPSPLVERTLSLAMAHLGAGPLTVVDPACGAGAFLSAASKLWPGARLCGLELDPAVARLCQARVPEADVREGDTLRGGMEPMLANTPPEHRELWVGNPPYNGTSPVLKDASAYAKLRALLPLALPPGTSLRDDFAFFLLVAAHRLSSRPGVLAFITPASLLDAFLYAPLRQSLLRMLTLREVVDLGPGAFHGTQVRTCITVWSSLPGHVDPPRFERRGDWQHFTPEAPEWRLAPTTPEASALDARWSAEGEPLTTLVPVSLPGVKTRFDELLVDADPERLLARIRAFAAATMEELPEFARSHGLPEELLLKLRALKVGPPLEVDAKHLRPFYRYGGARHRGTLPPEARAFCYLDRRLIPRGDHRLRGPYDPHVGAVKLLFNVRELPLSAALLEEEGCVHDHRHARFAPLYVPKRLRDEGLRVTRSSTTTEELGPLVPNLSPRGLEWAETLGGPLPAFQAIVRFLNSPEVQRTWAPAFGASRVVPVPLLVPPPGQE; via the coding sequence ATGCCGCGCGCCGCGAATAGGTTGCTGGATGTGGACGAAGAGAGGCTCGTCCACCAGTTCCCCGGGCTGGACCGTAAGGCGATGGGTGCGTTCTTCACACCCTCGCCCCTGGTCGAACGGACGCTATCGCTCGCGATGGCGCACCTGGGAGCAGGACCGCTCACCGTGGTTGACCCGGCCTGTGGGGCCGGGGCCTTCCTGTCAGCGGCCTCGAAACTCTGGCCCGGCGCACGCCTGTGCGGCCTGGAGCTGGACCCCGCCGTGGCCCGGCTGTGCCAGGCCCGCGTCCCCGAAGCGGACGTGCGCGAGGGGGACACCTTGCGAGGTGGGATGGAGCCCATGCTCGCCAACACGCCGCCAGAGCACCGCGAGCTGTGGGTGGGCAATCCGCCCTACAACGGCACGTCGCCCGTCCTGAAGGACGCCAGCGCCTACGCGAAGTTGCGCGCGCTGCTCCCGCTGGCGCTGCCGCCCGGCACCAGCCTGCGCGACGACTTCGCCTTCTTCCTCCTGGTGGCCGCGCACCGGCTCTCCTCGAGGCCCGGCGTGCTGGCCTTCATCACCCCGGCCAGCTTGCTGGACGCGTTCCTCTACGCGCCGCTGCGCCAGTCCCTCTTGCGCATGCTCACGCTGCGCGAGGTGGTGGACCTGGGCCCCGGCGCCTTCCATGGCACGCAGGTGCGCACGTGCATCACCGTGTGGTCCTCGCTGCCGGGCCATGTGGACCCGCCGCGCTTCGAGCGGCGAGGCGACTGGCAGCACTTCACGCCCGAGGCCCCCGAGTGGCGCCTGGCCCCCACCACCCCCGAGGCCAGCGCGCTGGATGCCCGCTGGAGCGCGGAGGGCGAGCCGCTCACCACGCTGGTGCCGGTGAGCCTGCCGGGTGTGAAGACCCGCTTCGACGAGCTGCTGGTGGACGCGGACCCGGAGCGGCTGCTCGCGCGGATTCGAGCCTTCGCCGCCGCGACGATGGAGGAGCTGCCCGAGTTCGCGCGCTCACACGGGCTGCCGGAGGAGCTGCTCTTGAAGCTGCGCGCGCTCAAGGTAGGCCCGCCGCTGGAGGTGGACGCGAAGCACCTGCGGCCCTTCTACCGCTACGGCGGGGCGCGACACCGGGGCACGCTGCCTCCGGAGGCACGCGCCTTCTGCTACCTGGACCGGCGCTTGATTCCCCGAGGCGACCACCGGCTGCGGGGGCCGTATGACCCTCACGTCGGCGCGGTGAAGCTGCTCTTCAACGTGCGCGAGCTGCCCTTGTCCGCGGCGCTGCTGGAGGAAGAAGGCTGCGTGCACGACCACCGGCACGCGCGCTTCGCGCCGCTGTACGTGCCCAAGCGGCTGCGGGACGAAGGGCTGCGCGTCACCCGCTCCTCGACGACGACGGAGGAGTTGGGGCCGCTGGTGCCCAACCTCTCGCCGCGAGGACTCGAGTGGGCGGAGACGCTGGGCGGGCCGCTGCCCGCGTTCCAGGCCATCGTGAGGTTCCTCAACAGCCCGGAGGTGCAGCGCACGTGGGCTCCGGCCTTCGGAGCCTCGCGCGTGGTCCCCGTACCGCTGTTGGTACCGCCTCCCGGCCAGGAGTGA
- a CDS encoding YcaO-like family protein — MLKKSPGPSLPPGWEGLTNPAEPRADLPSLMPRLMDARTGVVRGVDLVQKDADEPALPIVLTARIANHRFVGKDAQVDLVCSGKGMTLEEARISAVGEAVERYGGGCAPSLPMVRSARHALDGASLDPRHMVLYRPEQYAALPYTPYDGTNVLRWVRARSLVTGDAIHVPTGAVFLHDPQTREERLAPITSNGLAAGPTLAEAVLRAACEVVERDAVMIAWLHRLPCQRIDPLSHPDTALVNWVRLYARRGVTLHLFRVPTDQAAHVFLAVGTQRPGGPGPAAVVGMGADLSAARAARGALLEVGQIRPALARRMRRAETLARLEELKERPESVAKLEDHDLLYALPERLTALAFLLERPMEPFTWLQPEATSAVDQLRALADRLKATGSDLLYCDLTPSDLMRMGLRVVRAILPGLQPIDFGHQERRLGGERLYQLPVTLGFAKTCSGPEALNPDPHPIA; from the coding sequence GTGCTCAAAAAAAGCCCCGGGCCCTCTCTTCCTCCGGGATGGGAGGGCCTGACGAATCCGGCGGAGCCCCGCGCGGACCTGCCGAGCCTGATGCCCCGGCTGATGGATGCACGCACCGGCGTCGTGCGCGGCGTGGACCTCGTCCAGAAGGACGCGGACGAGCCCGCGCTCCCCATCGTCCTCACCGCCCGCATCGCCAACCACCGCTTCGTCGGCAAGGACGCGCAGGTGGACCTCGTGTGCTCCGGCAAGGGGATGACGCTGGAGGAGGCGCGCATCAGCGCGGTGGGCGAAGCCGTGGAGCGCTATGGGGGAGGCTGCGCGCCCTCGCTGCCCATGGTCCGCTCCGCGCGACATGCGCTCGACGGCGCCTCGCTGGACCCTCGGCACATGGTGCTCTACCGCCCCGAGCAGTACGCCGCGCTGCCGTATACGCCCTATGACGGCACCAACGTCCTGCGCTGGGTGCGCGCCCGCTCGCTCGTGACGGGCGACGCCATCCATGTGCCCACGGGCGCGGTGTTCCTCCACGACCCGCAGACGCGCGAGGAGCGGCTGGCGCCCATCACGTCCAATGGCCTGGCCGCGGGCCCCACGCTCGCGGAGGCCGTGCTGCGCGCCGCCTGCGAAGTGGTGGAGCGCGACGCGGTGATGATTGCGTGGCTCCACCGCCTGCCGTGTCAGCGCATCGACCCGCTGAGCCATCCGGACACGGCGCTGGTGAACTGGGTCCGGCTCTACGCGAGGCGAGGTGTGACGCTGCACCTGTTCCGAGTGCCCACGGACCAGGCCGCCCACGTCTTCCTCGCGGTGGGGACGCAGCGCCCCGGAGGGCCCGGCCCCGCGGCCGTGGTGGGCATGGGCGCGGACCTGTCCGCCGCGAGGGCCGCGAGAGGCGCGTTGCTGGAGGTGGGGCAGATTCGTCCAGCGCTCGCCCGACGCATGCGCCGCGCCGAGACGCTCGCCCGTCTGGAAGAACTGAAAGAGCGCCCCGAGTCCGTGGCGAAGCTGGAGGACCATGACCTGCTCTATGCGTTGCCAGAGCGGCTCACCGCGCTCGCGTTCTTGCTGGAGCGCCCCATGGAGCCCTTCACCTGGCTCCAACCCGAGGCCACGAGCGCCGTGGACCAGCTCCGCGCGCTCGCGGACCGACTGAAGGCGACGGGCAGTGACTTGCTCTACTGCGACCTGACGCCGTCGGACCTGATGCGGATGGGGCTGCGCGTGGTGAGGGCCATCCTCCCCGGGCTGCAACCCATCGACTTCGGCCACCAGGAGCGCAGGCTCGGCGGCGAGCGGCTGTACCAGCTCCCCGTCACCCTCGGCTTCGCGAAGACATGCAGCGGCCCCGAAGCCCTCAACCCCGACCCTCATCCCATCGCCTGA
- a CDS encoding DUF6691 family protein, with protein MKAAVMAGLAGLLFALGLGMGGMTDPAKVVGFLDVAGKWDPSLAFVMAGALGTYGLLRRLIVRRGKPVLAKDFPPPPSSLVDGRLVGGAALFGIGWGLSGYCPGPALVSAPVGGATVLLFVGAMLVGMGVFRAWEVLRAPRTSSQPG; from the coding sequence GTGAAGGCAGCGGTGATGGCGGGACTGGCGGGACTGCTCTTCGCGCTGGGGCTGGGCATGGGCGGCATGACGGACCCCGCGAAGGTGGTGGGCTTCCTCGATGTGGCCGGGAAGTGGGACCCCAGCCTCGCCTTCGTCATGGCGGGCGCGCTGGGCACCTATGGACTCTTGCGCCGGCTCATCGTGCGCCGAGGCAAGCCCGTGCTCGCGAAGGACTTCCCGCCGCCACCCTCTTCGCTGGTGGACGGGCGACTGGTGGGGGGCGCGGCGCTGTTTGGCATTGGTTGGGGCTTGTCCGGTTACTGCCCGGGGCCCGCGCTCGTGTCCGCGCCCGTGGGAGGCGCCACTGTGTTGCTTTTTGTCGGGGCGATGCTGGTGGGGATGGGTGTTTTTCGCGCCTGGGAAGTCCTTCGCGCCCCTCGGACGTCCAGCCAACCTGGTTGA
- a CDS encoding YeeE/YedE family protein, protein MNSFLLPLLGGVLLGAGASLLLLFNGRIAGISGITAGLLTPVKADTAWRAAFVGGLAVGGVVLALVRPESFGPPVISGMGATLAAGLLVGFGTRLGSGCTSGHGVCGLARGARRSLVATLTFMAAGALTVFVTRHVLGGVS, encoded by the coding sequence ATGAACTCGTTCCTGCTCCCCCTCCTGGGGGGCGTCCTGCTGGGCGCAGGCGCCTCTCTGTTACTCTTGTTCAACGGTCGCATCGCCGGCATCAGCGGAATCACCGCGGGCCTGCTGACTCCCGTGAAAGCGGACACCGCGTGGCGCGCCGCGTTCGTCGGAGGCCTCGCCGTGGGTGGCGTGGTGCTGGCGCTCGTCCGGCCGGAGTCCTTCGGTCCACCCGTCATCTCCGGCATGGGCGCCACGCTCGCCGCGGGACTGCTCGTGGGCTTCGGCACCCGGCTGGGCAGCGGCTGCACCAGCGGTCACGGCGTCTGCGGTCTCGCGCGAGGCGCCAGGCGCTCGCTGGTCGCCACGCTCACGTTCATGGCCGCCGGCGCGCTCACCGTCTTCGTCACCCGTCATGTGCTGGGAGGTGTCTCGTGA
- a CDS encoding RNA polymerase sigma factor, whose protein sequence is MDATGRAARGGRSDAALVAAARKGDREALEALLARYASPVYRFGVRLCGSEEVARDVLQETLMTAFRGLHAFREQARLSTWLYQVARSHCSRERRREARGGIAVSLDEEAARAVPSGERPPDEAAHARKLGAEIRDALASMSATDREALLLRDVEGLSAEEAASLTGVDVRAHKSRLHRARMRLRAKLDGGDT, encoded by the coding sequence GTGGATGCGACAGGCAGGGCGGCAAGGGGAGGCAGGAGCGACGCGGCGCTTGTCGCGGCGGCACGCAAGGGGGACCGCGAGGCGCTGGAGGCCCTGCTCGCCCGGTACGCGTCGCCGGTGTACCGGTTCGGGGTGCGCCTGTGCGGCTCCGAGGAGGTGGCGCGCGACGTGCTGCAGGAGACGCTGATGACGGCCTTTCGCGGCCTGCATGCGTTCCGCGAGCAGGCGCGGCTGTCGACGTGGCTCTACCAGGTGGCGCGCTCCCACTGCTCCCGGGAGCGGCGGCGCGAGGCCCGAGGGGGCATCGCTGTGTCGTTGGATGAAGAGGCCGCGCGCGCGGTGCCGTCCGGCGAGCGGCCCCCGGACGAGGCCGCCCATGCGCGGAAGCTGGGCGCGGAGATTCGGGACGCACTGGCCTCGATGTCCGCGACGGACCGGGAGGCGCTGCTGCTTCGGGACGTGGAGGGGCTGTCCGCCGAAGAGGCCGCGAGCCTGACGGGCGTCGACGTGCGCGCGCACAAGAGCCGCCTGCACCGCGCGCGCATGCGCCTGCGAGCGAAGCTGGACGGCGGCGACACGTAG
- a CDS encoding TOMM precursor leader peptide-binding protein: MSSSQDDVYRLAPGTEVVPLRGGGALFRSDTLSLELEGASTQLFVERILPLLDGQRDFTTVAAALPGIAASDLREHLDSLVNARVLKRMPRGAALPAPALPFFALLEAWGLPLPAAQDALSRLRVVVLGLEAHGAHAAGQLADCGVGEVVLVDPYPCEPGNVALMPGVTSEAVGLPRQQVLARALESRRGGGRIVTAEPSLSREGVEALVRGASLALGCFDQGLSVANQWLNRAGVTLGVPTLYGELTSHVARVGPLVLPGNTACFMCYRMRSLACADDFETAMAWEEHLDQQRTPRLHTRATLPSLAAQAGSLLAQESLKLMLGLRPTPLSGHVLELDALRLVPSLRPVLEKPDCPVCSKKAPGPLFLRDGRA, translated from the coding sequence ATGTCCTCCTCTCAGGACGACGTCTATCGACTCGCGCCGGGCACGGAGGTCGTGCCCTTGCGAGGTGGCGGCGCGTTGTTCCGCTCCGACACCCTCTCCCTGGAGCTGGAGGGTGCCTCCACGCAGCTCTTCGTGGAGCGCATCCTCCCGCTCCTGGACGGGCAACGGGACTTCACCACCGTGGCCGCGGCCCTCCCGGGCATCGCCGCGTCGGACTTGCGCGAGCACCTGGATTCCCTCGTGAACGCCCGGGTGCTGAAGCGGATGCCGCGTGGCGCGGCGCTGCCAGCCCCCGCGCTCCCCTTCTTCGCCTTGCTGGAGGCGTGGGGCCTGCCCCTGCCCGCCGCCCAGGACGCACTCTCCAGGCTTCGCGTGGTGGTGCTGGGATTGGAGGCGCATGGAGCCCATGCGGCCGGCCAGCTCGCCGACTGCGGCGTGGGTGAGGTCGTGCTGGTGGACCCGTATCCCTGCGAGCCGGGCAACGTCGCGCTGATGCCAGGGGTGACGTCCGAGGCCGTGGGCCTCCCCCGGCAACAGGTGCTCGCGAGGGCCCTGGAGTCTCGCCGAGGCGGCGGCCGCATCGTGACGGCGGAGCCGTCGCTCTCGCGCGAGGGCGTGGAAGCGCTCGTGCGGGGCGCGAGCCTGGCGCTGGGCTGCTTCGACCAGGGCCTGTCCGTCGCGAACCAATGGCTCAACCGCGCGGGCGTGACGCTGGGCGTGCCCACGCTCTACGGCGAGCTGACCTCGCACGTGGCCCGAGTCGGCCCGCTGGTGCTCCCTGGCAACACGGCGTGCTTCATGTGCTACCGCATGCGCAGCCTGGCTTGCGCGGACGACTTCGAGACGGCGATGGCGTGGGAGGAGCATCTGGACCAGCAGCGGACGCCCCGGCTGCACACGCGCGCCACGCTCCCGTCGCTCGCCGCCCAGGCGGGAAGCCTCCTCGCGCAGGAGTCGCTCAAGCTGATGCTGGGCCTGCGCCCCACCCCGCTGTCCGGCCATGTGCTGGAGCTCGACGCGCTCAGACTGGTCCCCTCGCTTCGTCCGGTGCTGGAGAAGCCGGACTGCCCGGTGTGCTCAAAAAAAGCCCCGGGCCCTCTCTTCCTCCGGGATGGGAGGGCCTGA